The stretch of DNA GTAGGCGAGCACCACGATGCCGGTGATCGAGGTGAGAAAGGAGAGTTGCACTGCCGGTGGCGCCTTCCGTGCGCGGGCGGTCCTCGTGGTGCCAGGCCCCGTGGGTGCCTGTGGTGTCAACAGCGTAGAGCAGCCCGGGGTGACGCCACGGACGGGTGACGCCACCGTGGTGACGCCACCCGCGCAGCCCCTAGGGCTCGTCTTCAGACCCCCGCCTGCGGGGCGTCTGAAGACGAGCTCTAGCCGAGCAGGTCGGCGAAGGCCGGGCGCCGGAGCGCCTCGGCCAGCGAGTCGCGCCAGGCCGGCAGCGGGGCGAGGCCGGCCGCCTGCCAGCGGTCGTGGCCGAGCACGCTGTAGCCCGGGCGGGTGGCCGGGCGGGGGAAGGCGGCGGAGCTGGTGGGCTTGATCCGGTCGGGGTCGAGCCCGGTCAACTCGTAGGCGGTGCGGGCGAGTTCGTACCAGGTGGCGCTGCCGGTGGCGGTGCCGTGGTAGATCCCGGCCGGGGCTTCGGCGGCCCGGCCGAGCGCGACCAGCTGTCCAGCGAGGGCCAACGACCAGGTGGGCTGGCCGAGTTGGTCGTCGACCACGTCCAAACTCGGGCGCTGGGCGGCCAGTTTGAGCATAGTGGCCACGAAGTTGCCGCCGTGCTCACCGTAGAGCCAGGCCGTCCGCACGATGTAGCCGCGCTCCGGCAGGAGTTCGAGCACCGCCCGCTCCCCCACCAGCTTGCTGCGCCCGTAGGCGTTCAGCGGGCCGGTGGCGGCGTCCTCCGGGTAGGGCTGCCCGGCGTCGCCCGGCAGCACGTAGTCGGTGGAGACCTGGATCAGCCGGGCGCCGGTCTGCGCACAGGCCTCGGCCAGGTGGCGAACTCCCGTGCCGTTGACGGCGGTTGCCGCCTCCTCGGCCGTCTCGGCGCCGTCCACGTCCGTCCAGGCGGCGCAGTTGACCACCACGTCATGGCCGGCCACGGCGGCCCACACCGCCGCCGGGTCGGTGATGTCCAGCGCACCGCGGTCCAGC from Kitasatospora sp. MMS16-BH015 encodes:
- the rfbD gene encoding dTDP-4-dehydrorhamnose reductase, encoding MTSWLVTGAGGMLGRDVVSVLGDAPVTALDRGALDITDPAAVWAAVAGHDVVVNCAAWTDVDGAETAEEAATAVNGTGVRHLAEACAQTGARLIQVSTDYVLPGDAGQPYPEDAATGPLNAYGRSKLVGERAVLELLPERGYIVRTAWLYGEHGGNFVATMLKLAAQRPSLDVVDDQLGQPTWSLALAGQLVALGRAAEAPAGIYHGTATGSATWYELARTAYELTGLDPDRIKPTSSAAFPRPATRPGYSVLGHDRWQAAGLAPLPAWRDSLAEALRRPAFADLLG